The DNA region GTCAAGGGCGAAGTAAAAAATATCAGAAGCTCTATTTTTTATCACCTCACTTAAAATTCTCGGTTCACTGATTTCTGCCAACATATTTTTGCCTGATTGCTCCGCCGCTTCTTTTATTATTTTTCGGCTTCTTTCCAAATTGATTTTTTGTTTGATACTCCTTTCAGAAATTATCGGCGAGAATTTTTTAACACCCAGCTCAACTCCCTTCTCCAGAATCCACTCAAATCGATCTTTTTTAATAAAAGCTGGGAAAAGTTCAAGTTCAAACTTTATGCTTTGTTCCACTTTTCTTTTTTCAACGACTGAAAATTTCGCGCCATCTTTACTAAGATTTTCTATAACACACTGAAATTCAAAATCACCGCCGTCAAAGAGAATGACTGAACCGCCAGTTTTTAGTCGCAGAACATTTTTCCATTGATTTATCAGATTCTTTTCTTTCACGACTATTTCCTGCTTCTCGTTTATTTTTTGTTCTATAAAAAAGCGATGGACTTTCATGGGAATTTTTGATAAATTTCAAACATTATAATAATTGTAGATTCCATAAAAACAAAATGCTTATACCAACAGTTATAGAAAAAAGCCAATTTGGCGAAAGGGCCTACGACATCTATTCTCGGCTCCTAAAAGAAAGAATTATTTTTTTGGGTGGGCCGATTGACGATTATGTTGCTAACTTAGTTATTGCCCAGCTTTTGTTTTTAGAATCAGAAGACAACAAAAAGGACGTGTCTTTGTATATTAACTCTCCAGGCGGTTCGGTAACTTCT from Candidatus Paceibacterota bacterium includes:
- a CDS encoding RsmE family RNA methyltransferase — encoded protein: MKVHRFFIEQKINEKQEIVVKEKNLINQWKNVLRLKTGGSVILFDGGDFEFQCVIENLSKDGAKFSVVEKRKVEQSIKFELELFPAFIKKDRFEWILEKGVELGVKKFSPIISERSIKQKINLERSRKIIKEAAEQSGKNMLAEISEPRILSEVIKNRASDIFYFALDPRGEKFSLEKIRFNKAGVFIGPEGGFAQKEIESFKNNDIPVYSLGNQILRTETAAISITAKILLN